Proteins encoded together in one Solanum lycopersicum chromosome 7, SLM_r2.1 window:
- the LOC101257978 gene encoding uncharacterized protein has translation MKNMDWYSWLSKSSLDQELIYEYGLVFSRNELQKEDLIYFNHEFLQSMGIIVAKHRLEILKLARKEGGGGIGGGGTSSSSNGLSRLVLAINKTKKLLAKNLSKLSIHRVSTRLALSELKPYRTQWTGALRKLESSKEEKAIVTTRSMIMNSGPLDRRMQDKFMATNRNLSASGPLDGRVLQEKLMYPNRSPMKSGPLDRRYKDSAVYPSRINKSGPLDAMGYNSPRVNHYNQEMMPDDGVIYSQWSLMFQDMKPT, from the coding sequence ATGAAGAACATGGATTGGTATTCTTGGTTATCCAAGAGTAGCCTTGATCAAGAACTTATCTATGAGTATGGTCTTGTTTTTAGTAGAAATGAGCTTCAAAAGGAGGACTTGATTTACTTCAATCATGAGTTCCTTCAAAGTATGGGGATAATTGTAGCCAAACATAGGCTAGAGATTCTAAAATTGGCTCGAAAGGAAGGCGGAGGCGGAATCGGAGGAGGAGGAACAAGTTCATCATCAAATGGTCTTTCAAGACTTGTTTTGGCAATCAACAAAACCAAGAAGCTACTTGCCAAGAACTTGAGCAAGCTCAGTATACACAGAGTTTCGACTCGTCTAGCTCTCTCCGAGCTCAAACCTTATCGAACACAATGGACCGGAGCACTAAGGAAGCTCGAGAGCTCGAAGGAAGAGAAAGCCATAGTCACAACAAGAAGCATGATAATGAACTCAGGACCACTAGACAGAAGAATGCAAGACAAATTTATGGCCACCAACAGAAATCTGAGTGCCTCAGGTCCTCTAGATGGGAGAGTACTTCAAGAAAAGTTGATGTACCCTAATAGAAGTCCAATGAAGTCTGGTCCATTGGACAGAAGATACAAAGACAGTGCTGTTTATCCAAGCAGAATCAATAAATCTGGACCATTGGATGCAATGGGATATAATAGCCCAAGAGTTAATCACTATAATCAAGAAATGATGCCTGACGATGGAGTTATCTACTCACAATGGTCTTTAATGTTTCAAGATATGAAGCCCACTTGA
- the LOC101255210 gene encoding protein NUCLEAR FUSION DEFECTIVE 4-like — MVNVKGGTRPPWVGLGAAVWLQIASGNAYNFPLYSHSLKSVLGFNQQQLTMLGVANDIGENVGLIPGLVCNKFPPWVVLLIGSFSCFFGYGVLWLSLSQTVQNLPYWMLWIALCVATNSSAWFSTTVLVTNMRNFPLSRGTVAGILKGYGGLSAAVYTEVYSALLHNSSSKLLLFLALGVPALSLLMMYFIRPCTPSLGEDSSESYHFLFVQVASIVLGIYVLTTTILEDVFSLNVLVSYTFLIIMVVLLMAPLAIPVKMTFYPSNRGKLGVSDVSVQDNSSAENSEPLLTPLSSSANLGSFQEGDEISEVDMLLAEGEGAIKKKRRPRRGEDFKFTEAMVKADFWLLFLVYFFGVGSGVTVLNNLAQIGIAQGLHDTKILLSLFSFCNFVGRLGGGVISEYFVRLKAVPRTVWMTCTQVVMIITYLLFASALNGTLYAATALLGVCYGVQFTTMVPTASELFGLKHFGIIFNFMSLGNPLGAYLFSGLLAGYLYDNEAAKQHSATCLGPDCFRVTFLILAGVCGLGTVLSIVLTMRIRPVYQMLYAGGSFRLPQSSSH, encoded by the exons ATGGTGAATGTTAAGGGTGGTACAAGGCCACCATGGGTAGGATTAGGAGCTGCTGTATGGTTACAAATAGCATCTGGGAATGCATACAATTTCCCCCTTTACTCTCATTCTTTGAAATCTGTTTTGGGGTTTAATCAGCAGCAGCTAACTATGCTTGGAGTGGCAAATGATATAGGTGAAAATGTTGGACTTATTCCTGGACTTGTATGTAACAAGTTTCCACCTTGGGTTGTTCTGTTAATTGgttctttttcttgtttctttggttATGGAGTTCTTTGGCTTTCACTTAGTCAGACTGTTCAGAACTTGCCTTATTGGATG TTATGGATTGCACTCTGTGTGGCCACGAATAGTAGTGCTTGGTTCAGCACAACTGTGCTTGTGACTAATATGAGAAACTTTCCTCTAAGCCGAGGCACGGTTGCTGGGATTCTTAAAGGCTATGGAGGGCTCAGCGCTGCAGTGTATACAGAAGTCTACAGTGCATTGCTTCACAATTCTTCATCTAAGCTCTTGCTGTTCCTTGCACTAGGGGTTCCTGCTTTAAGTTTGTTAATGATGTACTTTATTAGGCCTTGTACACCATCTTTAGGCGAAGATTCTTCAGAATCATACCACTTTTTGTTTGTCCAAGTAGCTAGTATTGTTCTCGGTATCTATGtattaacaacaacaattttggaagatgtattttctttaaatgtctTAGTTTCTTACACTTTTCTCATTATCATGGTGGTCCTTCTAATGGCTCCGCTAGCCATTCCTGTGAAGATGACTTTTTATCCCTCCAACCGTGGCAAACTGGGTGTGTCCGATGTATCAGTCCAAGACAATAGCAGTGCAGAGAACTCAGAACCCTTGTTAACACCATTATCATCATCAGCAAACCTAGGAAGTTTTCAAGAGGGAGATGAAATCTCTGAAGTGGATATGCTTCTGGCTGAGGGGGAAGGTGcaataaagaaaaagaggagGCCAAGAAGAGGTGAAGATTTCAAGTTCACTGAAGCTATGGTTAAGGCAGATTTCTGGCTTttgtttttggtttattttttcggTGTGGGTTCTGGTGTTACTGTTCTCAATAATCTGGCGCAAATCGGAATAGCTCAAGGGCTTCATGATACAAAGATCCTGCTATCACTCTTCAGCTTCTGCAACTTTGTTGGTCGTCTTGGTGGAGGAGTTATTTCAGAATATTTTGTCAG GTTAAAAGCAGTGCCTAGAACAGTTTGGATGACATGTACGCAAGTAGTAATGATCATTACCTACCTTCTGTTTGCTTCTGCACTTAATGGTACCTTATACGCCGCGACAGCATTACTAGGAGTCTGCTATGGTGTTCAATTTACAACGATGGTCCCAACAGCCTCTGAGTTGTTTGGTCTCAAGCATTTTggtataattttcaattttatgtcGCTAGGGAACCCCTTAGGTGCTTATCTCTTCTCCGGTCTCCTTGCTGGGTATCTCTATGATAATGAGGCAGCGAAGCAGCATTCTGCTACTTGCTTGGGTCCTGATTGCTTTAGAGTCACCTTCCTAATTCTGGCTGGAGTATGTGGTCTCGGCACAGTGCTTAGTATTGTTCTTACCATGAGAATAAGACCTGTTTATCAAATGCTTTATGCTGGAGGATCCTTTCGGCTACCTCAAAGTTCAAGTCATTGA